From one Peptoniphilaceae bacterium AMB_02 genomic stretch:
- a CDS encoding transporter substrate-binding domain-containing protein — translation MKRFFSIIIAIGIMALLLVGCGQKAEDKPKTEDKSSTETTENKKETESTEDKDTFVVGMEAAYAPFNWTQIDDSNGAVQIDGLKEYAGGYDVEIAKIIAEKLGKKLVIKKMEWSGLPLSILSGKIDAVIAGMSPSDERREQMDFTNHYYTSDLIVVVKKGGPFEKVTSIKEFKDAKITAMQGTIHYNVIDQLEGILKLEPMDDFPAMRVALEAGKIDGYISEVPEGKSASHANPNFTYQELTEGFEVKNPEEVSIAVGVAKGSDLVEKINKILSEISEEQRTEIMNQAIVNQPAMN, via the coding sequence ATGAAAAGATTTTTTAGTATTATTATAGCGATTGGAATTATGGCATTACTACTTGTCGGTTGTGGACAAAAGGCTGAAGATAAGCCAAAGACTGAGGACAAATCAAGTACTGAAACTACCGAAAATAAAAAGGAAACAGAAAGTACTGAGGACAAAGATACTTTTGTCGTAGGAATGGAAGCGGCTTATGCACCATTTAACTGGACACAAATAGATGACAGTAATGGAGCTGTTCAAATTGACGGATTAAAGGAATATGCCGGTGGATATGATGTTGAAATAGCTAAGATTATAGCCGAGAAACTTGGTAAAAAACTAGTTATAAAGAAAATGGAATGGTCAGGATTACCATTGTCAATATTATCAGGTAAAATTGACGCTGTTATAGCTGGTATGTCTCCTTCTGATGAAAGAAGAGAACAGATGGATTTTACAAACCATTATTATACTTCTGATTTAATAGTAGTGGTCAAAAAAGGTGGGCCATTTGAGAAAGTAACCAGTATAAAAGAATTTAAGGATGCTAAGATTACAGCTATGCAAGGTACAATTCACTATAATGTAATTGATCAATTGGAAGGTATTCTAAAACTTGAACCAATGGACGATTTCCCTGCAATGAGAGTGGCATTAGAAGCAGGTAAAATCGATGGTTATATTAGTGAAGTACCTGAGGGGAAAAGTGCTAGTCATGCAAATCCTAACTTCACTTATCAAGAATTAACTGAAGGTTTTGAAGTAAAAAATCCTGAAGAAGTATCAATAGCTGTTGGTGTAGCAAAAGGTAGTGATTTGGTAGAAAAGATAAATAAAATATTATCTGAAATTTCCGAAGAACAAAGAACAGAAATTATGAATCAAGCTATAGTAAATCAACCTGCAATGAACTAA
- the rpmB gene encoding 50S ribosomal protein L28, protein MSKTCELCGKTRQFGNKITFSHRRLNRSWAPNIRKVRAVVDGSVKRINVCTRCLKSGKVERPM, encoded by the coding sequence ATGTCAAAAACTTGCGAATTATGTGGAAAGACTAGACAATTCGGTAACAAAATTACTTTCTCACATAGAAGATTAAATAGATCCTGGGCTCCAAACATTAGAAAAGTTAGAGCTGTAGTTGATGGGTCAGTTAAAAGAATAAATGTATGTACTAGATGTTTAAAATCAGGAAAAGTAGAAAGACCAATGTAG
- the ltrA gene encoding group II intron reverse transcriptase/maturase → MERKLIDEILDRKNMYAALKQVVSNKGTCGIDGITVLEIEAYIRENWKEIEKSIRERTYKPQPVLRVEIPKPNGGVRKLGIPTVMDRIIQQAIVQVISPICEKEFSEYSYGFRPGRSTQMAIEQILYYLNEGYEWIVDIDLEKFFDEVPQDKLMSYLHNIIKDPDTESLIRKYLKAGVMNKGQYEETKKGTPQGGNLSPLLSNIMLNQLDKELEKRELRFTRYADDCVILVKSENSAKRVMRSITNWIEKKLSLKVNATKSKMTKPINLKYLGFGFWKDKQTQRWKARPHQDSIRKFKDTIKTLTKRRWSVDFSLRLSKLNDVIRGWVNYFKIGSMKSAMNEISERLRTRLRMIIWKMWKVPSKRQWGLQKLGIGKDLARLTSYVGDRYYFVCTKTCVVRAITKELLIRRGLVDPYDYYMRNC, encoded by the coding sequence ATGGAAAGAAAGCTAATTGACGAAATTCTAGACAGGAAAAATATGTATGCAGCCTTAAAACAAGTAGTATCAAACAAAGGAACATGCGGAATAGATGGAATAACCGTATTGGAAATAGAGGCATACATTAGAGAAAACTGGAAAGAAATAGAAAAGTCAATAAGAGAAAGAACATACAAACCACAACCAGTATTGAGAGTAGAAATCCCAAAACCAAATGGTGGAGTTAGGAAACTAGGTATCCCAACAGTAATGGACAGAATAATACAACAAGCAATAGTCCAAGTAATAAGCCCAATATGTGAAAAAGAATTCTCAGAATATAGCTACGGTTTTAGACCAGGTAGAAGTACACAAATGGCAATAGAACAAATACTATACTACCTAAATGAAGGATATGAATGGATAGTTGATATAGACTTAGAGAAATTTTTCGATGAAGTGCCACAAGATAAACTGATGAGTTATCTGCACAACATAATAAAAGACCCTGATACAGAATCACTGATTAGGAAATACCTAAAAGCAGGAGTAATGAACAAAGGTCAATACGAAGAAACAAAGAAAGGAACACCTCAAGGAGGAAACCTATCACCACTACTAAGCAACATTATGTTAAATCAACTAGACAAAGAACTAGAAAAAAGAGAATTAAGATTCACTAGATACGCAGATGACTGTGTGATACTAGTCAAAAGTGAGAATTCTGCCAAAAGAGTTATGAGAAGCATAACAAACTGGATAGAAAAGAAACTTAGTCTAAAAGTGAATGCCACAAAGAGCAAAATGACAAAACCAATAAATCTAAAATATTTGGGATTTGGATTTTGGAAAGACAAGCAAACACAAAGATGGAAAGCAAGACCACATCAAGACTCCATAAGGAAATTTAAGGACACGATTAAAACGTTAACAAAGAGAAGATGGTCTGTAGACTTTTCACTCAGACTATCAAAACTAAATGACGTCATACGTGGATGGGTAAACTACTTCAAAATAGGGTCTATGAAATCAGCAATGAATGAGATTAGTGAGAGATTAAGAACCAGACTTAGAATGATTATCTGGAAAATGTGGAAAGTACCAAGTAAAAGACAATGGGGACTACAAAAGCTAGGAATAGGAAAAGATCTAGCGAGATTAACCTCATATGTAGGTGATAGGTACTACTTTGTATGTACTAAAACATGTGTAGTTAGAGCAATAACAAAAGAGCTACTAATCCGACGAGGATTAGTAGACCCTTATGACTACTACATGAGAAATTGTTAG
- a CDS encoding sigma-70 family RNA polymerase sigma factor produces MKKPDEEMLIDLYWKRNEGAIIETQRKYGAYVRKIINNILKLNSDVEECVNDTYLSVWNDIPTTIPLVFSSYIAKISRNTAINRYNSQRALKRGKGEVDYVLDELSELISGKEDVESTFDYNELVRHINEFLSFQPVEKRKLFVLRYFYTESIKDISERTNFTESKIKSSLFRIRNELRDFLISKGVEL; encoded by the coding sequence ATGAAAAAACCGGATGAAGAAATGTTAATAGATTTATATTGGAAACGAAATGAAGGTGCGATAATAGAGACTCAGCGCAAATACGGAGCTTATGTAAGAAAGATTATTAATAATATACTTAAATTGAATAGTGATGTAGAAGAATGTGTCAATGATACTTATTTAAGTGTATGGAACGATATACCAACAACTATTCCGCTAGTTTTTTCATCATATATTGCCAAAATATCCAGAAATACGGCCATCAATAGATACAATAGTCAAAGAGCACTTAAAAGGGGAAAGGGAGAAGTAGATTATGTTTTAGATGAGCTTTCAGAACTGATTTCAGGTAAAGAGGATGTAGAAAGTACCTTTGACTATAATGAATTGGTCAGACATATAAATGAGTTTCTATCTTTTCAGCCTGTAGAAAAACGAAAATTATTTGTGCTTAGATATTTTTATACCGAAAGTATAAAAGACATTTCTGAGCGAACAAATTTTACTGAATCTAAAATCAAATCGAGTTTGTTTAGAATCAGGAATGAACTAAGAGATTTCCTAATCAGTAAGGGGGTGGAGCTATGA
- a CDS encoding Asp23/Gls24 family envelope stress response protein, whose protein sequence is MTSNYTNKYGTITINDSVIANIASEAAMSSYGIVGLAYRNATDGLMTLLKKENMSKGVRIESNPDGITIHLDVVLEYGIRIGTVTENIIDTVKYKVENITGVTVKHINIYVQGIRI, encoded by the coding sequence ATGACATCTAATTACACTAACAAATATGGAACGATTACCATTAACGATTCAGTAATTGCTAATATAGCATCAGAAGCTGCAATGAGCAGCTATGGTATAGTAGGGCTGGCATATAGGAATGCTACTGATGGACTTATGACCCTATTAAAAAAAGAAAATATGTCAAAAGGAGTTAGAATTGAGAGTAATCCTGATGGCATAACTATACATTTAGATGTTGTGCTGGAATACGGAATTAGAATAGGAACTGTAACCGAAAATATAATTGATACAGTTAAGTACAAGGTAGAGAATATTACCGGGGTGACTGTTAAGCACATTAATATTTATGTACAGGGTATAAGAATATAG
- a CDS encoding DAK2 domain-containing protein, whose protein sequence is MKTIDGQMLSRGFRVSVQMLENKKEEVNALNVFPVPDGDTGTNMSLTIASALKSVNAVTDLTVGKVSKAASSGSLMGARGNSGVILSQLLRGFSMGLTNLEEANITDLNRAFNESARIAYNAVMKPTEGTILTVARMMAEFSEKNHNDYDDIMLFFQDVIKEGYRVLDLTPDMLPQLKEAGVVDAGGKGYLIILEGLLQGLISDDYDYKPTVDSFNTFANKAHSESENIEFGYCTEFMINRSDGKYLELRETLSNYGDSLIVVADDEITKVHIHTNNPGEVLELALKIGPLSDIKIDNMRLQNEKLQDAGMYEDKKEVETEKSEYAFIAVSSGDGLNDVFKDLNAKKVISGGQTMNPSTEDFLKAMEEINAENIYILPNNKNIILAANQAVELTDRNAFVIKTTTIPQGFAALLSFDQDASVKENLKNMSEAIEEVKTLQVTYAVRDSENNGIKINKGDFIGLLNGNIVLSTSEILETCLSLVDKSIDEDDSLITIFYGADTDEKVAEELVKRIEEKYGDFDVELVKGNQPVYYFIISVE, encoded by the coding sequence ATGAAAACTATTGATGGACAGATGCTTAGTAGGGGTTTTAGAGTATCTGTACAAATGTTAGAAAACAAGAAAGAAGAAGTCAATGCATTGAATGTATTTCCGGTTCCTGACGGAGATACAGGTACAAATATGTCTTTGACAATAGCATCTGCATTAAAATCGGTAAATGCTGTAACTGACTTAACAGTTGGTAAAGTTTCAAAAGCTGCAAGCTCAGGATCCTTAATGGGTGCCAGGGGCAATTCTGGAGTAATTCTTTCCCAGCTTCTAAGAGGTTTCAGCATGGGATTAACAAATCTTGAAGAAGCGAATATAACCGATTTAAATAGAGCTTTTAATGAATCTGCTCGTATTGCTTATAATGCGGTTATGAAACCCACTGAAGGTACTATTCTTACAGTCGCCCGAATGATGGCGGAATTTTCTGAAAAAAACCATAATGATTACGATGATATAATGCTGTTTTTTCAAGATGTTATTAAAGAGGGATATAGAGTATTGGACTTAACTCCTGATATGCTACCGCAGTTAAAGGAAGCAGGGGTTGTCGATGCCGGTGGTAAGGGTTACCTAATTATTTTGGAAGGATTGTTACAAGGATTGATATCTGATGATTATGATTACAAACCAACCGTAGATAGTTTTAATACCTTTGCCAATAAAGCTCATTCTGAATCAGAGAATATCGAATTTGGTTATTGTACTGAATTTATGATTAATAGAAGCGACGGAAAGTATCTTGAATTGCGTGAGACTTTATCTAATTATGGAGACTCTTTGATAGTTGTCGCAGATGATGAAATAACCAAAGTTCATATTCATACTAATAATCCCGGAGAAGTGCTAGAGCTGGCTCTAAAAATTGGACCACTTTCAGATATTAAAATTGATAATATGAGACTTCAAAATGAAAAGCTCCAAGATGCCGGTATGTATGAAGATAAAAAAGAAGTTGAAACTGAAAAAAGCGAATATGCATTTATTGCGGTATCATCCGGTGATGGTTTAAATGATGTGTTTAAGGACTTGAATGCTAAGAAAGTTATATCCGGTGGACAAACTATGAATCCGTCTACGGAAGACTTTCTAAAGGCTATGGAAGAAATTAATGCCGAGAATATTTATATACTTCCAAACAACAAGAATATAATTCTTGCAGCTAATCAAGCGGTTGAATTAACAGACAGAAACGCCTTCGTAATAAAGACTACGACTATACCTCAGGGTTTTGCTGCACTATTGAGTTTTGATCAAGATGCATCGGTAAAAGAAAACTTAAAAAATATGAGTGAAGCAATAGAGGAAGTAAAGACTCTTCAAGTAACTTATGCAGTTCGTGATTCAGAAAATAATGGCATAAAGATAAATAAAGGAGATTTTATCGGCTTATTAAATGGCAATATAGTTCTTAGTACTTCAGAAATCTTAGAAACTTGCCTAAGTTTGGTCGATAAGTCTATTGATGAAGATGATTCACTAATAACTATATTCTATGGCGCAGATACAGACGAAAAGGTTGCCGAAGAACTCGTCAAAAGAATTGAAGAAAAGTATGGTGATTTTGATGTGGAACTGGTCAAAGGAAACCAACCTGTTTACTATTTTATAATTTCAGTAGAATAA
- a CDS encoding amino acid ABC transporter ATP-binding protein has product MKENSILRVEGLTKSFGEHPVLKGINFEVVPGEVVCVIGSSGSGKSTLLRCINRLEEPTTGKVFFNNLDVVEDQEEIGNFRSKVGMVFQNFNLFANMTVLKNCTIGQVKVLKKDEKSARETALRFLELVGMAAYINAKPKHLSGGQKQRVAIARALSMEPDLMLFDEPTSALDPEMVEEVLKVMKDLVDLGMTMIVVTHEMEFARDVSSRVIFMDDGVICEEGDPKEIFTNPKNERTKIFLQRVLK; this is encoded by the coding sequence TTGAAAGAGAATAGTATATTAAGAGTTGAAGGATTGACAAAATCTTTTGGTGAACACCCGGTACTAAAAGGTATCAATTTTGAAGTTGTACCAGGTGAAGTAGTGTGCGTTATCGGTTCATCCGGATCCGGTAAGTCGACACTATTAAGATGCATTAATAGACTCGAAGAACCAACAACGGGTAAGGTATTTTTTAACAATTTAGATGTGGTAGAAGACCAGGAAGAAATTGGAAACTTTCGAAGTAAAGTTGGGATGGTTTTTCAAAACTTCAACCTTTTTGCTAATATGACCGTATTAAAGAATTGTACTATTGGTCAGGTTAAAGTACTAAAAAAAGATGAAAAGAGCGCCAGAGAAACTGCGTTGAGATTTTTGGAACTTGTTGGAATGGCGGCTTATATAAATGCAAAGCCAAAACACCTATCAGGTGGTCAAAAACAAAGAGTTGCTATTGCCAGAGCACTAAGTATGGAACCAGATTTAATGCTTTTCGATGAACCAACTTCAGCACTTGATCCTGAAATGGTAGAAGAGGTTTTAAAGGTTATGAAGGACTTGGTGGATTTGGGCATGACTATGATCGTAGTTACCCATGAGATGGAATTTGCAAGAGATGTTTCTTCTAGAGTTATTTTTATGGATGATGGTGTTATCTGTGAAGAAGGGGATCCGAAAGAGATATTTACAAATCCGAAAAATGAAAGAACTAAAATTTTCTTACAACGTGTATTAAAATAA
- a CDS encoding amino acid ABC transporter permease codes for MDFQIVKQIAVNNWPMFLRGAWVTLYISIISTIIGTMIGFVVGVVKTAPKPKKLLGRIILKTVKIIFDIYVEVTRGTPMMVQAMVFFYGMPLLLGIDIPPFASSLIIVSVNTGAYMAEIVRGGIISIDKGQFEAFDALGMNHVQGMLYVILPQVLRNILPATGNEFVINIKDTSVLNVIQVTELYFQTKSIAGANFRYFESFLITMVIYLVMTFTVTRILRMIEKKLDGPANFIMSGNQMQVVVPEVKPLERE; via the coding sequence ATGGACTTTCAAATAGTCAAACAGATTGCTGTGAATAACTGGCCCATGTTTCTGAGAGGAGCATGGGTCACTCTCTATATATCTATAATATCTACTATAATCGGAACTATGATTGGTTTTGTCGTAGGTGTTGTAAAAACTGCTCCAAAACCGAAAAAATTATTAGGTAGGATAATTCTTAAAACAGTTAAGATAATATTTGATATTTATGTAGAGGTTACGAGAGGAACTCCGATGATGGTACAAGCCATGGTATTTTTCTATGGAATGCCATTATTATTAGGAATAGACATACCTCCATTTGCATCTTCGTTAATAATCGTTTCTGTCAATACAGGAGCGTATATGGCAGAGATAGTTAGAGGTGGTATTATCTCGATAGACAAAGGTCAGTTTGAGGCCTTTGATGCACTAGGGATGAATCATGTACAGGGGATGTTATATGTAATACTCCCTCAAGTTTTACGAAATATACTACCTGCTACGGGTAACGAATTTGTAATTAATATTAAAGACACATCAGTATTGAATGTAATTCAAGTAACTGAACTGTACTTTCAAACGAAATCTATTGCAGGAGCAAACTTTAGATATTTCGAAAGTTTCTTAATAACTATGGTAATATATCTTGTGATGACATTTACTGTTACGAGAATATTAAGGATGATAGAAAAGAAACTCGACGGACCTGCAAACTTTATTATGTCCGGAAATCAGATGCAAGTAGTAGTACCGGAGGTGAAACCACTTGAAAGAGAATAG
- a CDS encoding DUF1002 domain-containing protein — translation MFRKYKKLIICLLAMLILIPSTAFAIDTEVIDEKWGKPIYVYGSGLNEEEIKSTAKLLGISDFNNVNIKHVTGEDEIKYLGQGSGDSSAMISSVLVKKTDEKSGISVKIQTPDKITQITEDQYRNASITAGVNNCDIVIASLKPVTGESALTGIYKAFDANGETLDIKRMKVAQIELSTTNDIAQENKEKQNFSINKLNQVIINIKQEINNYYNENGQNLDAQQIEKFIQDSIKKYDLESVMTSDQVKKLTELFNQYKETDAVDSEEVKEQLGKLAGEVSTKAKEIFEDAKESGLLDKIAEFFSRIFKAIFSAFKKDN, via the coding sequence ATGTTTAGAAAATATAAAAAGTTAATCATATGTTTGTTAGCTATGCTGATTTTAATCCCTTCAACGGCATTTGCTATAGATACTGAAGTAATCGATGAAAAGTGGGGTAAACCTATATATGTCTATGGCTCAGGTCTTAACGAAGAAGAAATAAAATCTACAGCTAAATTACTTGGAATAAGTGATTTTAATAATGTTAATATCAAACATGTTACAGGTGAAGACGAGATTAAGTACTTAGGTCAAGGTAGTGGAGATTCCTCTGCAATGATTTCATCTGTTTTGGTAAAGAAAACAGATGAAAAATCCGGTATTAGTGTAAAAATACAAACGCCGGATAAAATAACACAAATAACTGAGGATCAGTACAGAAATGCAAGTATCACTGCCGGCGTAAATAATTGCGATATCGTAATTGCTTCATTGAAACCAGTAACAGGAGAATCGGCTTTAACGGGTATTTATAAAGCTTTTGATGCCAATGGAGAAACTCTTGATATAAAAAGGATGAAGGTGGCTCAAATCGAGCTGTCGACAACTAATGATATTGCACAAGAGAATAAAGAAAAACAAAATTTCAGTATCAATAAACTTAACCAAGTTATAATCAATATCAAGCAGGAAATTAATAATTATTACAATGAAAATGGGCAGAATCTTGATGCACAACAAATCGAAAAATTCATTCAGGATTCTATAAAAAAATATGATCTTGAATCTGTTATGACTTCAGATCAAGTTAAAAAACTTACTGAGCTATTTAATCAGTATAAAGAAACTGATGCTGTTGATAGTGAAGAAGTAAAAGAACAATTGGGTAAATTAGCCGGTGAAGTTTCAACAAAGGCTAAAGAAATTTTTGAAGATGCCAAAGAAAGCGGACTTTTAGATAAAATTGCTGAGTTTTTCTCAAGAATATTCAAAGCAATATTTAGCGCTTTCAAAAAAGATAATTAA
- a CDS encoding cell wall-binding repeat-containing protein, translated as MRKILVGVLVLFLFITQINSIALADSGESVIINTENDEASLIRKISNRSAQADSKIFLTSNTTFADSLVGGVLVSEKNSRLFYYEDINSDVDLDMLNSAESISLLGGKDRLNAEEIEKLDNYKERISGSDRYETAVEISKQLGTDRNLIIASGDVFPDALSATALAKVEHRNILLVSKDTLPKTTEAYLREYGIGKNIIFVGGENTISREVKEQVVRIVNPDLNIDAVTLAGKNRYETSLMIANRFKNYKSLVLVDGNNYQKALMSSVLAAKENSPLILADKGRVDISSVLYLTTNAKQVYVFNSIGNIDYDLVKAFHDYYSDGENVIEDLNGQEVHIESLKASESAAESEAIKEEKTETEPADEPKESAEDKKKEEANNNIVMPSGDIINPDNKTITLKDGTVRKYKQIIRMNSTSYDASPESNGPWGPITALGTNLRPGVVAVDPKVIPLKTELYVTSTDEWPSYGMAIAEDTGGAIKGNKIDLFYESSETVHKYGRRDVIVYVLED; from the coding sequence ATGAGAAAAATTTTAGTTGGAGTCTTAGTACTCTTTTTATTTATCACACAGATAAATTCGATTGCTTTAGCCGATTCCGGAGAAAGTGTAATAATAAATACCGAAAACGACGAAGCATCTCTTATTAGAAAAATATCCAATAGGTCTGCACAAGCAGATTCTAAAATCTTCCTAACATCTAATACTACTTTCGCAGATAGTTTAGTAGGTGGAGTACTGGTATCAGAAAAAAATAGCAGATTATTTTACTATGAAGACATAAACTCAGACGTTGATCTTGATATGTTAAATAGTGCTGAATCTATAAGTCTATTAGGCGGTAAGGATAGATTAAATGCCGAAGAAATCGAAAAATTAGATAATTACAAAGAGAGAATCAGTGGCAGTGACAGATATGAAACAGCAGTTGAAATATCGAAGCAATTGGGTACTGACAGAAATTTAATAATTGCAAGTGGGGATGTATTTCCTGATGCCTTATCAGCTACAGCGCTGGCAAAGGTAGAGCATAGAAATATTTTATTAGTTTCAAAAGATACACTTCCTAAGACAACGGAAGCTTACTTAAGAGAATATGGAATTGGTAAAAATATAATATTCGTCGGTGGTGAAAACACCATAAGTAGAGAAGTGAAAGAGCAAGTTGTTAGAATTGTAAATCCTGATTTGAATATTGATGCTGTAACACTAGCGGGTAAAAACAGATACGAAACATCTTTAATGATAGCTAATAGATTTAAAAATTACAAATCACTTGTTTTAGTAGATGGAAACAATTATCAGAAAGCGCTGATGTCATCAGTACTGGCTGCTAAAGAAAATTCTCCTTTAATATTAGCAGACAAAGGAAGAGTAGATATTTCTTCAGTTCTATATCTAACTACTAATGCGAAACAGGTTTATGTCTTTAATAGTATAGGCAATATTGACTACGATTTAGTAAAAGCATTCCACGATTATTATTCAGATGGAGAGAATGTGATTGAGGATTTAAACGGTCAAGAAGTTCATATAGAGAGTCTAAAGGCAAGTGAATCAGCGGCTGAGAGTGAAGCTATTAAGGAAGAAAAAACTGAAACTGAACCGGCTGACGAACCTAAAGAGAGCGCTGAAGATAAGAAAAAAGAGGAAGCAAACAATAATATAGTCATGCCATCAGGAGATATTATAAATCCTGATAATAAAACTATAACTTTAAAAGACGGAACCGTTAGAAAATATAAGCAAATCATTAGGATGAATTCAACATCTTATGATGCTTCACCTGAATCGAACGGACCTTGGGGACCGATAACTGCTCTTGGTACAAATCTTAGACCGGGTGTTGTTGCCGTAGATCCTAAAGTAATACCTCTAAAGACGGAGTTATATGTAACTTCAACTGATGAATGGCCATCTTATGGTATGGCTATTGCAGAAGATACCGGTGGTGCTATAAAAGGTAATAAAATTGATTTGTTTTACGAATCTTCAGAGACTGTACATAAGTACGGTAGAAGAGATGTAATTGTATATGTATTAGAAGATTAA